One genomic segment of Mycolicibacterium psychrotolerans includes these proteins:
- a CDS encoding TetR/AcrR family transcriptional regulator, translating into MTRDERPAAAGGRPRDATIDERVLAATRELLLEVGWDDLSVRMVASRAGVGRASLNRRWNSKAELVLHAILGETPDLTPFSGTDLTGWVEWVVRGSHELFGRRDVSEAVPGLLLALRENDDMRKALWANFSTPAVALFAEHLAADTPARRRRAERDARAVLVMAAGAALFLNTVAGEDDTEALRHRIAELLSTSIRSVPPH; encoded by the coding sequence ATGACCCGCGATGAGCGTCCGGCCGCAGCAGGCGGGCGACCTCGCGACGCCACGATCGACGAGCGCGTGCTGGCCGCGACCCGCGAACTGCTGCTCGAAGTCGGCTGGGACGACCTCAGCGTGCGGATGGTGGCGAGCAGGGCCGGCGTGGGCCGCGCCAGCCTGAACCGCCGCTGGAACTCCAAGGCCGAACTCGTCCTGCACGCGATCCTGGGCGAAACCCCGGATCTGACACCGTTTTCCGGGACCGACCTGACCGGCTGGGTCGAGTGGGTGGTGCGGGGCAGCCACGAGCTGTTCGGCAGGCGCGACGTCAGCGAGGCGGTTCCGGGGCTGCTGCTGGCGCTGCGGGAGAACGACGACATGCGAAAAGCCCTGTGGGCCAACTTCAGTACGCCCGCGGTCGCGCTGTTCGCCGAGCATCTGGCCGCCGACACCCCGGCGCGACGCCGGCGTGCCGAACGGGACGCCCGCGCAGTGCTGGTGATGGCCGCGGGCGCGGCGCTGTTCTTGAACACCGTGGCCGGCGAGGACGACACCGAAGCGCTACGGCACCGGATCGCCGAGCTGCTGTCGACGAGCATCCGCAGCGTTCCCCCGCACTGA
- a CDS encoding carboxymuconolactone decarboxylase family protein, translated as MTTRIEPVPVQRASLLTRLMWRYARRRFGEVPEPFAVYAHHGGLLMTAAAHEGMLERASVALPAGVRELAVYWTARQIGCSWCVDFGAMLMRLEGLDMSRLTDIDDYATSPLYSDDERAAIGYAAAMTTDPHTITDDQVADLRRRFGEKGVIELTYQIGVENMRARMNAALGITEQGFASGGACRVPWR; from the coding sequence ATGACCACACGCATCGAACCCGTCCCCGTCCAGCGCGCCTCGCTACTGACCCGGCTGATGTGGCGCTACGCCCGACGCCGCTTCGGCGAGGTCCCCGAACCGTTCGCCGTCTACGCCCACCACGGCGGCCTGTTGATGACGGCCGCCGCGCACGAGGGCATGCTCGAGCGGGCATCGGTGGCACTGCCGGCCGGCGTGCGCGAACTGGCCGTGTACTGGACCGCGCGCCAGATCGGCTGCTCGTGGTGCGTGGACTTCGGGGCGATGCTGATGCGCCTCGAGGGCCTGGACATGTCACGGCTCACCGACATCGACGACTATGCGACCTCACCGCTGTACTCCGACGACGAACGGGCGGCGATCGGCTATGCCGCGGCGATGACCACCGACCCGCACACCATCACCGATGACCAGGTGGCCGACCTGCGCCGCCGCTTCGGCGAGAAGGGGGTCATCGAGCTGACCTACCAGATCGGCGTCGAGAACATGCGAGCCCGGATGAACGCCGCGTTGGGCATCACCGAGCAGGGCTTCGCCTCCGGCGGTGCGTGCCGGGTGCCATGGCGATGA
- a CDS encoding TetR/AcrR family transcriptional regulator: MREQQAQATRQRVLESAAELFAADGYARTTMAKIAAAAGVSAETVQGLGPKAALMIAAIEDVAFGVTGDQNILDLDPGRALLTIEDVSEAVDFVVAVQTEIHERTAALYRALAAGAGADPVLDRYLSDLIAGVGRQVRRVVDVFRDRGWVRTDVPYDDVVETAVVLASVETFLRFTHRDGHTVDAFRQWLRRMVRETVCAP, encoded by the coding sequence TTGCGCGAGCAGCAGGCACAGGCCACCCGGCAGCGTGTCCTCGAGTCGGCGGCCGAACTGTTCGCCGCGGATGGCTACGCCCGCACCACCATGGCGAAAATCGCTGCGGCAGCGGGTGTCTCGGCCGAGACCGTGCAGGGCCTCGGACCCAAGGCCGCGCTGATGATCGCCGCGATCGAGGATGTGGCGTTCGGTGTCACCGGCGACCAGAACATCCTCGACCTCGACCCCGGCCGCGCTCTGCTGACCATCGAGGACGTCTCCGAGGCTGTCGACTTCGTCGTCGCTGTGCAGACTGAGATCCACGAGCGGACGGCCGCACTGTACCGGGCCCTCGCCGCCGGCGCGGGCGCCGATCCCGTGCTGGACCGGTACCTGAGCGACCTGATCGCCGGGGTCGGCAGGCAGGTCCGGCGGGTCGTCGACGTGTTCCGCGACCGCGGTTGGGTGCGCACCGACGTGCCCTACGACGACGTCGTCGAGACCGCGGTGGTGCTGGCCAGTGTCGAGACGTTCCTTCGGTTCACCCATCGCGACGGGCACACCGTCGACGCGTTCAGACAGTGGCTGCGCCGGATGGTGCGGGAGACGGTCTGTGCGCCGTGA